The Anastrepha ludens isolate Willacy chromosome 2, idAnaLude1.1, whole genome shotgun sequence genome contains a region encoding:
- the LOC128854989 gene encoding glutathione S-transferase 1-1-like, which translates to MDFYYVPASAPCRAVLMTAQALGIKLNKKLVNLFAGEHLKPEFLKLNPQHTVPTLVDNSFAIWESRAIIIYLAEKYGKDDSLYPKCPKKRAVVNQRLFFDMGTIYQAFFDTYVLQYILKQSVAPETYNKIAPAFELLNTFLEGQTYVAGDSLTLADISLLATVSSYDVAKYDFSKYANVARWYENLKKTAPGWEENWEGCLIYKKMLNN; encoded by the coding sequence ATGGATTTCTACTACGTGCCTGCTTCTGCCCCTTGTCGTGCCGTGCTCATGACCGCTCAAGCTTTGGGCATTAAACTGAATAAAAAGCTCGTGAACTTGTTTGCTGGCGAGCATCTGAAGCCCGAATTCTTGAAGCTCAACCCACAGCACACCGTTCCGACTTTAGTGGACAATAGTTTCGCCATTTGGGAATCCCGtgctattataatttatttggccGAGAAATACGGTAAAGACGATTCGTTATATCCCAAGTGCCCGAAGAAGCGTGCCGTTGTAAACCAACGTTTGTTCTTTGACATGGGTACTATATATCAGGCATTCTTTGACACCTATGTGCTGCAGTATATCCTGAAAcaatctgttgcaccggagacATACAATAAAATTGCTCCTGCTTTTGAGTTATTAAATACTTTCCTAGAGGGGCAAACCTACGTTGCTGGAGACTCATTGACTTTGGCTGATATTTCCTTGTTGGCAACTGTGTCTTCATACGACGTTGCCAAGTATGACTTTAGTAAATATGCGAATGTGGCTAGATGGTATGAGAATTTGAAGAAAACTGCGCCTGGCTGGGAGGAAAACTGGGAAGGCTGCTTAATATATAAGAAGATGTTGAATAATTAA